A DNA window from Massilia putida contains the following coding sequences:
- a CDS encoding FUSC family protein has product MHYALAPRTLFFSHYFYTGLRIATGVVGLTFLTYAFADLPTAMAVAMGALCTSLMDLPSPLRHKFNEMLAGVLTCSLVALLVSLCSPVPWLLRTVIVLVSFLASMMTVYGRKAMPLQFVALFVMMLSSDAAAAPLQALRHGALFFAGGAGYMTYAMVVVWILRRRLKQQVLAEALYELAAYTCIKAGCYDIANALPAQMEKLVRQQSTLAERQQASRDLVLRGKPKADEAVLVRVHYAMFDLYELVLSTHTDYALLRQHFAGSPVLPLLGDLIGKAARDIESVAYAMTRNRPSRAVIDYQDELDALDAALRALPPADSDDYNAQAVLRATSNKIRDMIAMIARLHAASTTSDGTLPMAAGRDLTPFLTQQRYSIGILLSNLRWTSPTFRFALRVAMAISVGLLSAEWLPYQSHGYWTALTIAVILKPSFSMTRQRRADRLVGTLIGCMLTAAILYVVHAPAVLIGFLFVATAAGPTFLSIKYRYTAIAASMQALLLIGLTVPHGAGAIEERLLDTLLGTLIATFFSYVLPSWEYQNLPELVRAVAGANRKYIDAAADLLLGRAVDDFHYRVHRKGFMDSLANLSSLLVRMLDEPTAQQRAPAELSRFTVQNYLLMAHMAALRLLLLRYADDMPRAEVDTALEHAFAKVKSTLGAAAPAEEAASSGRTVWIAAWPGWAPLQRRLRLLQQDAAQVALSSAAIEDVLGRTDHRPASKTARAGWN; this is encoded by the coding sequence ATGCATTATGCCCTCGCGCCCCGCACCCTCTTCTTCAGCCATTATTTCTACACCGGCCTGCGGATCGCCACCGGCGTCGTCGGCCTGACCTTCCTCACCTACGCCTTCGCCGACCTGCCGACCGCGATGGCGGTGGCCATGGGCGCGCTGTGCACGAGCCTGATGGACTTGCCCAGCCCGCTGCGCCACAAGTTCAACGAGATGCTGGCCGGCGTATTGACGTGTTCGCTGGTGGCGCTGCTCGTCAGCCTGTGTTCGCCCGTGCCGTGGCTGCTGCGCACCGTCATCGTCCTCGTCTCGTTCCTGGCCAGCATGATGACGGTGTACGGCCGGAAGGCGATGCCGCTGCAGTTCGTCGCCCTGTTCGTGATGATGCTGTCGAGCGACGCGGCGGCCGCTCCGCTGCAGGCGCTGCGGCATGGCGCCCTGTTTTTTGCCGGCGGCGCGGGCTACATGACGTATGCGATGGTCGTCGTGTGGATCCTGCGGCGGCGCCTCAAGCAGCAGGTGCTGGCCGAAGCGCTGTACGAACTGGCGGCCTACACGTGCATCAAGGCCGGTTGCTACGACATCGCCAACGCCCTGCCCGCGCAGATGGAAAAACTCGTGCGCCAGCAAAGCACGCTGGCCGAGCGGCAGCAGGCGTCGCGCGACCTCGTCCTGCGCGGCAAGCCCAAGGCGGACGAAGCCGTGCTGGTGCGGGTGCACTACGCCATGTTCGACCTGTACGAACTGGTCCTGTCGACGCACACCGATTACGCCCTGCTGCGCCAGCATTTCGCCGGGAGCCCCGTATTGCCGCTGCTGGGCGACCTGATCGGCAAGGCGGCGCGCGACATCGAATCGGTGGCGTATGCCATGACGCGCAACCGGCCCTCGCGTGCCGTCATCGATTACCAGGACGAGCTGGATGCCCTCGACGCGGCGCTGCGCGCCCTCCCCCCGGCCGACAGCGACGACTACAACGCGCAGGCGGTGCTGCGCGCCACGTCGAACAAGATCCGCGACATGATCGCGATGATCGCGCGGCTGCACGCCGCCAGCACGACGTCCGACGGCACGCTGCCGATGGCGGCCGGCAGAGACCTGACGCCTTTCCTCACCCAGCAGCGCTACAGCATAGGCATCCTGCTGTCCAACCTGCGCTGGACGTCGCCCACGTTCCGCTTCGCGCTGCGGGTGGCGATGGCGATTTCCGTGGGCCTCCTGTCGGCCGAATGGCTGCCCTACCAGTCGCACGGCTACTGGACGGCGCTGACCATCGCCGTGATCCTCAAGCCCAGCTTCAGCATGACCCGCCAGCGCCGCGCCGACCGCCTCGTCGGCACGCTGATCGGCTGCATGCTCACGGCCGCGATCCTCTACGTCGTGCATGCGCCGGCCGTGCTGATCGGCTTCCTGTTCGTGGCGACGGCGGCCGGTCCCACGTTCCTGTCCATCAAATACCGCTACACGGCCATCGCCGCCAGCATGCAGGCCCTGCTGCTGATCGGGCTGACGGTGCCGCACGGTGCCGGAGCCATCGAGGAGCGGTTGCTCGACACGCTGCTCGGCACCCTGATCGCCACCTTTTTCAGCTACGTGCTGCCGAGCTGGGAATACCAGAACCTGCCGGAACTGGTGCGCGCGGTGGCCGGCGCCAACCGCAAATACATCGACGCCGCCGCCGACCTGCTGCTGGGGCGCGCCGTCGACGACTTCCACTACCGGGTCCACCGCAAGGGCTTCATGGACAGCCTCGCCAATCTCAGTTCGCTGCTGGTCCGCATGCTCGACGAGCCGACGGCCCAGCAGCGCGCACCCGCCGAGCTGAGCCGCTTTACGGTGCAGAATTATCTGCTGATGGCCCATATGGCGGCGCTGCGCCTGCTGCTGCTGCGCTACGCCGACGACATGCCGCGTGCGGAAGTCGACACCGCGCTCGAGCACGCGTTCGCCAAGGTGAAAAGCACACTCGGGGCGGCCGCGCCGGCGGAAGAGGCGGCGTCCAGCGGGCGCACGGTCTGGATCGCGGCGTGGCCCGGCTGGGCGCCGCTGCAGCGACGGCTGCGCCTGCTGCAACAGGATGCGGCGCAGGTGGCGCTCAGCAGCGCCGCGATCGAAGACGTCCTCGGCCGGACCGATCATCGACCTGCTTCAAAAACCGCGCGCGCCGGATGGAACTAA
- a CDS encoding type 1 glutamine amidotransferase domain-containing protein has translation MNTIKKLAGKKIAVLAADGFEQAELDTPVAALAECGAEVTLVSLRRGRIRGMHMHQPGDLARVDKTIDEAQASDYDGLFIPGGYVSPDILRQSAQARAFVRQFDAAGKPIALLSQAPLILVSAGLATGRTLTSWPGVRDDVVNAGATWLNQEVVRDAHVLTSRGTQDVAAFVQALIPCYAGEPAATVNGPGMSSDPPQEKPLEQPNQSLRWLAAPSFGTMLSLALLGVGVVAAQRVRNKHAAAEPQEISARAPD, from the coding sequence ATGAACACAATCAAGAAACTAGCCGGAAAAAAAATCGCGGTACTGGCGGCGGACGGGTTCGAACAGGCGGAGCTCGACACGCCCGTGGCGGCCCTCGCCGAATGCGGCGCCGAGGTGACGCTCGTGTCCCTGCGGCGCGGACGCATACGGGGCATGCACATGCACCAGCCCGGCGATCTCGCGCGCGTCGACAAGACCATCGACGAGGCGCAGGCGTCGGACTACGACGGGCTGTTCATTCCCGGCGGCTACGTCAGCCCGGACATCCTGCGGCAGTCGGCCCAGGCGCGCGCGTTCGTGCGGCAATTCGATGCGGCGGGCAAGCCGATCGCCCTGCTGTCCCAGGCGCCGCTGATCCTCGTGTCGGCCGGACTCGCGACCGGCCGCACGCTGACATCATGGCCCGGGGTGCGCGACGACGTCGTCAACGCGGGCGCCACGTGGCTGAACCAGGAAGTGGTGCGCGACGCGCACGTGTTGACGAGCCGGGGCACGCAGGACGTGGCCGCGTTCGTGCAGGCGCTGATCCCGTGTTACGCCGGTGAGCCCGCGGCGACAGTGAACGGGCCCGGCATGTCCTCCGACCCGCCGCAGGAAAAGCCGCTGGAGCAACCGAACCAGTCGCTGCGCTGGCTCGCGGCGCCGTCGTTCGGCACGATGCTCAGTCTGGCATTACTGGGGGTGGGTGTCGTGGCCGCGCAACGCGTCCGGAACAAGCACGCGGCGGCCGAACCGCAGGAGATCAGTGCTCGCGCACCAGATTGA
- a CDS encoding Bug family tripartite tricarboxylate transporter substrate binding protein, which yields MKALRIIFPLLAALPASAPAVARQPAEAECVVPSKPGGAMDLTCKLAQKALQSKADSPKLKLRYMPGGIGAVAWHTIVSQRRGEPDTIVAFSGGSLLNLAQGKFGKANADDVRWVAGLGVDYGVIAVPADSPYHTLHDLMNALRRDPEKVVIGMSGTIGSQDWMKMALLARQAGVEPRQLRFVALEGGGEEFVAMQAGYVQVVSSDVSETSIYTASGKARVLAVLSEKRLPGAMAAVPTAREQGFDVVWPVIRGVWMGPDVSDADYRRWVQAFDRVESAPEFARMRSQIGLYPLALTGDALTRYIRQAVADYKRQARQFNLVREH from the coding sequence ATGAAAGCACTCCGCATCATCTTCCCGCTGCTCGCTGCACTTCCCGCCTCGGCGCCCGCCGTGGCGCGGCAGCCGGCCGAGGCCGAATGCGTCGTCCCGTCGAAGCCGGGCGGCGCGATGGATCTGACCTGCAAGCTGGCCCAGAAAGCCCTGCAGAGCAAGGCAGACAGCCCGAAACTGAAACTGCGCTATATGCCGGGCGGGATCGGCGCGGTGGCGTGGCACACGATCGTGTCGCAGCGCCGCGGCGAACCGGATACCATCGTCGCGTTTTCCGGCGGGTCGTTGCTGAACCTCGCCCAGGGCAAGTTCGGCAAGGCCAACGCCGACGACGTCCGCTGGGTCGCCGGGCTCGGCGTCGATTACGGCGTCATCGCCGTGCCCGCCGACTCGCCTTACCATACGCTGCACGACCTGATGAACGCGCTGCGGCGCGACCCGGAGAAGGTCGTGATCGGCATGTCCGGCACCATCGGCAGCCAGGACTGGATGAAGATGGCGCTGCTGGCGCGCCAGGCCGGGGTCGAACCGCGCCAGCTGCGCTTCGTCGCGCTGGAAGGCGGCGGCGAGGAATTCGTCGCGATGCAGGCCGGCTATGTCCAGGTGGTCTCGAGCGACGTCTCGGAAACGAGTATTTATACGGCTTCCGGCAAGGCGCGGGTGCTGGCCGTACTGTCCGAAAAGCGCCTTCCGGGTGCGATGGCCGCCGTGCCGACGGCGCGCGAGCAGGGCTTCGACGTGGTCTGGCCGGTGATCCGCGGCGTATGGATGGGACCGGACGTTTCCGACGCCGATTACCGCCGCTGGGTCCAGGCCTTCGACCGCGTCGAGTCCGCGCCCGAATTCGCGCGGATGCGGTCGCAGATCGGGCTGTATCCGCTGGCGCTCACAGGGGATGCGCTGACCCGGTATATCCGGCAGGCCGTCGCCGACTACAAGCGGCAGGCCCGGCAATTCAATCTGGTGCGCGAGCACTGA
- a CDS encoding 2-hydroxycarboxylate transporter family protein, with the protein MNTTTTTYTPARADDKPAGTSFAGICRQIARARIGIVPLPVYLLLLALIAGFVTTGKVPNDICVSIAILTVGGFSCAELGKRLPYFRNIGAAAIFATFIPSYLAFSKLLPAPVLKNVVDFTKSTNFLYLFISSIIVGSILSMDRNVLIKGFVKIFVPLAIGSVVAGAVGTAVGTLLGLGPYHTFFYLVAPIMAGGVGEGAIPLSIGYGGILGQEQGHVFAEVLPPVMLGSLTAILLSGMLNALGKKRPHLTGNGRLQPTEDGDLQPQTETFSGQFDIGNIAAAGITSISLYMVGMMCFRLFDFPAPVAMLFVAVMFKLSRLVSPQLQQSSYIVYKFFSTAVTYPLLFAIGASMTPWDKLVAAFNVVNLVVIVSTVASLIATGFFVGRKMNMYPIEAAIINACHSGQGGTGDVAILTAAERMQLMPFAQIATRIGGAITVTLTLLLMSQLH; encoded by the coding sequence ATGAATACGACAACGACGACCTACACCCCGGCACGCGCCGACGACAAGCCGGCCGGCACTTCCTTCGCGGGCATCTGCCGGCAAATCGCACGGGCCCGCATCGGCATCGTGCCGCTGCCGGTCTATCTGCTGCTGCTGGCATTGATTGCCGGCTTCGTCACCACCGGCAAGGTGCCGAACGATATCTGCGTGTCGATCGCGATCCTGACCGTCGGCGGTTTTTCGTGCGCGGAGCTGGGCAAGCGCCTGCCGTACTTCCGCAACATCGGCGCGGCCGCGATTTTTGCCACCTTCATCCCGTCCTACCTGGCGTTCAGCAAGCTGCTGCCGGCGCCGGTCCTGAAGAACGTCGTCGATTTCACCAAGTCGACCAACTTCCTGTACCTGTTCATTTCGTCCATCATCGTGGGCAGCATCCTGAGCATGGACCGCAACGTGCTCATCAAAGGCTTCGTGAAGATTTTCGTGCCGCTGGCCATCGGCTCCGTCGTGGCGGGCGCCGTCGGCACCGCCGTCGGCACGTTGCTGGGCCTCGGGCCGTACCACACGTTCTTCTACCTCGTCGCCCCGATCATGGCCGGCGGCGTCGGTGAAGGCGCGATTCCGCTGTCGATCGGTTATGGGGGCATCCTCGGCCAGGAACAGGGCCACGTGTTCGCCGAAGTCCTGCCGCCCGTGATGCTGGGCAGCCTGACCGCGATCCTGCTGTCCGGCATGCTGAATGCGCTCGGCAAGAAGCGTCCGCACCTGACCGGCAACGGCCGCCTGCAGCCGACGGAAGACGGCGACCTGCAGCCGCAGACGGAAACGTTCTCGGGCCAGTTCGACATCGGCAATATCGCGGCGGCCGGCATCACGTCCATCTCGCTGTACATGGTCGGCATGATGTGCTTCCGCCTGTTCGATTTCCCGGCGCCCGTCGCGATGCTGTTCGTGGCCGTGATGTTCAAGCTGTCGCGCCTCGTGTCGCCGCAGCTGCAGCAAAGCTCGTACATCGTCTACAAATTCTTTTCCACCGCCGTCACGTATCCGCTGCTGTTCGCGATCGGCGCGTCGATGACCCCGTGGGACAAACTCGTCGCAGCGTTCAACGTGGTCAACCTCGTCGTCATCGTCTCGACGGTCGCCAGCCTGATCGCCACCGGCTTCTTTGTCGGCCGCAAGATGAACATGTATCCGATCGAAGCGGCCATCATCAACGCGTGCCACAGCGGCCAGGGCGGCACGGGCGACGTCGCGATCCTCACCGCGGCCGAGCGCATGCAGCTGATGCCGTTCGCACAGATCGCCACGCGGATCGGCGGCGCCATCACCGTCACGCTGACCTTGTTGCTGATGTCGCAACTGCACTGA
- a CDS encoding trimeric intracellular cation channel family protein codes for MFPPVSLDVSTAIKTLVLTLDLLGTFVFALSGAVAGVRRRLDLFGVLVLSFVAANSGGIVRDVLIGATPPAAIRDWRYLAASLLAGVWIFFWYPSIRRLRSPVLIFDAAGLALFCVAGAQKALVFGLSPVAAALLGMLTGVGGGVARDVLLSEIPAVLRSDIYAVAALAGAAVMVTGDALGVPGTVSACAGAALCFGLRLAAIKLDWHLPVAHLPRQAADDAAAAKRRDGR; via the coding sequence ATGTTCCCACCCGTTTCCCTCGACGTCAGCACCGCCATCAAGACCCTCGTGCTGACGCTCGACCTGCTGGGCACGTTCGTGTTCGCGCTCTCCGGCGCCGTCGCCGGCGTGCGCCGCCGCCTCGACCTGTTCGGCGTGCTGGTGCTGTCGTTCGTCGCCGCCAACTCGGGCGGCATCGTGCGCGACGTCCTGATCGGCGCCACGCCGCCGGCGGCCATCCGCGACTGGCGCTACCTGGCCGCCTCCCTGCTGGCCGGCGTGTGGATCTTCTTCTGGTACCCGAGCATCAGGCGCCTGCGCAGCCCGGTGCTGATCTTCGACGCCGCGGGCCTCGCCCTGTTCTGCGTGGCCGGCGCCCAGAAAGCGCTCGTGTTCGGCCTGTCCCCCGTCGCGGCGGCGCTGCTCGGCATGCTGACGGGCGTCGGCGGCGGCGTCGCGCGCGACGTGCTGCTGTCCGAGATTCCGGCCGTGCTGCGCTCCGACATCTACGCGGTCGCCGCACTGGCGGGCGCCGCCGTGATGGTGACGGGCGACGCGCTGGGCGTGCCCGGCACCGTCAGCGCCTGCGCGGGCGCGGCCCTGTGCTTCGGGCTGCGCCTGGCGGCCATCAAGCTGGACTGGCACCTGCCGGTGGCGCACTTGCCGCGGCAGGCGGCCGACGATGCCGCGGCGGCGAAGCGGCGCGACGGGCGCTGA